One genomic region from Microcystis panniformis FACHB-1757 encodes:
- a CDS encoding MerR family transcriptional regulator, protein MLKIGQLSLESGVSIKTIRYYEELGLIQSPERTEGQFRLFTPDTVHRLLFVKRLQSLGLSLQEIRECLVIHDHGELPCGDIQEKLIKHIAEIDQQVEQLLLLRQQLTETLQGWTDTPVKDDQFICPNLKV, encoded by the coding sequence ATGCTCAAAATCGGTCAACTTTCCCTAGAAAGTGGTGTTTCAATTAAAACGATTCGTTATTACGAGGAATTAGGACTAATTCAGTCCCCTGAGAGGACAGAGGGACAATTTCGCCTATTTACTCCCGATACTGTCCATCGCTTGCTGTTTGTCAAAAGATTACAATCTTTGGGTTTAAGTCTGCAAGAGATCCGCGAATGTTTAGTAATTCATGACCATGGTGAGTTACCCTGTGGAGATATTCAAGAAAAATTAATTAAACATATTGCTGAGATCGATCAACAAGTGGAACAATTGCTTTTATTGCGTCAACAATTAACCGAAACCCTGCAAGGATGGACGGATACACCAGTAAAAGACGATCAATTTATTTGCCCTAATCTCAAGGTTTAA
- a CDS encoding phycobiliprotein lyase has translation MNTEVFQQFFAYCVGSWQTERTYHYLAAQEVERSRTEFLIQPLTREIKQKVLTDNNYPDIADLESIPGFNLGFYTISEKGEEVRQNLNLLFVVKAENNGYLEGDYLRDRAYEEARPIISAFRFDSTTRELLMTTNYTRSVSVDSITLINPDLRIRKIINYQRPKEGEPLEKVLLVGFGVECKVS, from the coding sequence ATGAATACCGAAGTTTTTCAGCAATTTTTTGCCTATTGTGTCGGTAGTTGGCAAACGGAAAGAACCTATCATTATCTAGCTGCTCAAGAAGTGGAACGTTCCCGTACTGAATTCCTCATTCAACCCCTCACCAGAGAGATTAAACAGAAAGTTCTGACAGATAATAACTATCCTGATATTGCGGATTTAGAAAGTATCCCCGGGTTTAATTTAGGTTTCTATACCATCTCGGAAAAAGGGGAAGAAGTGCGACAAAATCTTAATCTTTTATTTGTGGTTAAAGCAGAAAATAACGGTTATTTAGAAGGGGATTATCTTCGTGATCGCGCCTACGAAGAAGCAAGACCAATTATCTCCGCTTTTCGCTTTGATTCCACTACCAGAGAGTTATTAATGACCACCAATTATACTCGCAGTGTTTCCGTGGATTCAATTACTTTAATCAATCCAGACCTGCGAATTCGCAAAATTATTAACTATCAACGTCCCAAGGAGGGGGAACCCTTGGAAAAAGTTCTCTTGGTCGGTTTTGGAGTTGAGTGTAAAGTCAGTTAA